One genomic window of Mogibacterium diversum includes the following:
- the def gene encoding peptide deformylase, with product MALRKIVIRGDEILTKNCKPVSKITDRIKVLCNDMLETMREADGVGLAAPQVGVMKRIFVCRPELENFDQEYVMINPEIIETEGEQESAEGCLSVPGYIGMLKRPNRVRLKAMNLEGEINEYEFSGFAATCIMHENDHLNGIVYTDVAEEVYTTEQYNEMMAEIAEENTEEEN from the coding sequence ATGGCACTAAGGAAAATAGTAATTAGAGGAGATGAGATTCTAACAAAGAATTGTAAGCCCGTTTCCAAGATTACAGATAGGATTAAAGTATTATGTAATGATATGCTCGAGACCATGAGAGAGGCTGATGGTGTTGGGCTTGCGGCACCTCAAGTAGGGGTTATGAAAAGGATCTTCGTTTGCAGACCAGAACTTGAAAACTTTGATCAAGAATATGTAATGATTAACCCTGAGATAATCGAAACGGAAGGGGAGCAGGAATCAGCAGAAGGATGTCTTAGTGTACCGGGATATATAGGAATGCTTAAGAGACCGAACAGAGTTAGGCTTAAAGCTATGAATCTGGAAGGTGAAATTAATGAGTATGAGTTTTCTGGATTTGCTGCAACTTGTATAATGCACGAGAATGATCACTTGAATGGAATTGTATATACTGATGTAGCGGAAGAAGTATACACTACTGAACAATACAATGAAATGATGGCAGAAATTGCCGAAGAAAATACAGAGGAAGAAAACTAA
- the priA gene encoding replication restart helicase PriA — protein MKYVDVVIDNKSEYMDSFFTYLAPDDINVGDKVSIPLARKPKGAEGYVVSIDTTPGIETDKVKEIISIDKDRSLTPEIIDTAIWMRSRYGVKYIDAIRMFDVTGKRIPHHIKEYHETKLEDEPTLSEEQKYAALDICNSIDNELGKSFLIHGVTNSGKTEVYIRAAKNAIAKGKTAIILVPEIALSSQIADRFSKRFGKDKVAIMHSKLKTSERLAEWMRIKSGEAKIVVGARTAVFAPASDIGVIIIDEEHESTYKSDHNPKFETVDVAFRRAKYHNATLVLGSATPSIVSYNRAMDGIYQLIEMKNRIGKSIMPEVKIVDMRDELRSGNSSVISRKLLASIEQTVNNGDQVILFLNRRGFSTQVLCPECGYRMMCPDCDITLTYHKRDNAAICHYCGRKFKIPEICPECGNSTLSFIGTGTERLEETIEELVPNAKVERFDLDTAKNSSEIKKTLRHFNSGKTNILVGTQILAKGLDFKNVGLVGIILADSSLNIPDYRSPERTFQLITQVSGRAGREGGKSKVILQTYQPEDDTIKKAANRDYYGFYEQELAHRKNMNYPPFSDIITVIFVDKKGSKTEYSSTLDHANDFRKYLLSMKNLPTGTTIYEPKLDTQRGGADRNRVIFMIKAPRGTRSGFVNAYMNYKELMIKHRSTCHIELDINPYGII, from the coding sequence ATGAAATATGTCGATGTCGTAATTGATAATAAAAGTGAATATATGGATTCTTTTTTTACTTATTTGGCTCCTGATGATATTAATGTGGGAGACAAAGTTAGTATACCTCTAGCTAGAAAACCAAAAGGTGCTGAAGGATACGTGGTGTCAATCGATACTACACCAGGCATTGAGACAGATAAGGTTAAAGAAATAATTAGTATTGATAAAGATAGGTCTCTTACACCAGAGATTATTGATACTGCTATCTGGATGAGATCTAGATATGGTGTTAAGTATATTGATGCTATTAGAATGTTTGATGTTACAGGTAAGCGTATTCCCCATCATATTAAGGAATATCATGAAACAAAGCTTGAGGATGAACCAACTTTATCTGAAGAACAGAAGTACGCAGCCTTAGACATATGTAATTCGATTGATAATGAACTTGGTAAATCGTTTCTTATCCATGGTGTGACGAATTCAGGCAAGACGGAAGTTTATATTAGAGCTGCAAAAAATGCCATAGCTAAGGGGAAGACAGCGATTATACTAGTCCCAGAAATCGCACTATCATCACAGATTGCCGATCGTTTTTCAAAGCGTTTTGGTAAGGATAAAGTTGCCATAATGCATAGTAAGCTTAAGACTAGTGAACGTCTCGCTGAATGGATGCGGATAAAATCCGGTGAAGCAAAGATTGTTGTAGGGGCGAGAACTGCAGTTTTTGCTCCAGCTTCAGATATAGGTGTAATTATAATTGACGAAGAGCATGAATCTACGTACAAGTCTGATCATAATCCTAAATTTGAGACAGTAGATGTTGCTTTTAGAAGAGCAAAGTATCACAATGCAACATTGGTTTTAGGGAGTGCTACTCCAAGCATAGTTTCCTATAACCGTGCCATGGACGGCATTTATCAGCTTATTGAGATGAAAAACAGAATTGGTAAAAGCATTATGCCTGAAGTTAAGATTGTTGATATGAGGGATGAACTAAGATCAGGAAACTCAAGCGTTATCAGCAGAAAGCTGCTAGCATCGATAGAACAAACTGTAAACAATGGCGATCAGGTAATATTGTTCCTTAATAGGAGAGGCTTCTCTACACAAGTACTATGTCCTGAGTGTGGTTACAGAATGATGTGCCCAGATTGTGATATTACGCTTACCTATCATAAAAGAGATAACGCTGCGATATGCCACTACTGTGGACGCAAGTTCAAGATTCCAGAGATTTGTCCTGAGTGTGGAAATAGCACCTTATCTTTTATAGGGACAGGAACAGAGCGTTTAGAAGAAACTATAGAAGAGCTTGTTCCAAATGCTAAGGTAGAGAGGTTTGACCTTGACACAGCGAAGAACAGTTCTGAGATTAAAAAAACACTCAGGCATTTTAATTCTGGCAAAACCAATATTTTAGTTGGAACACAGATATTAGCAAAAGGATTAGATTTTAAAAATGTTGGTTTAGTTGGGATAATTTTAGCAGACTCATCACTCAATATACCTGATTACCGTTCACCGGAACGAACATTTCAGCTTATAACTCAGGTATCGGGTCGTGCAGGTAGAGAAGGTGGAAAAAGTAAGGTGATCCTTCAAACGTATCAACCTGAAGATGATACAATAAAAAAAGCTGCAAATAGAGATTATTATGGTTTTTATGAACAAGAACTAGCTCACAGAAAAAACATGAACTATCCACCTTTTTCTGATATTATCACTGTGATATTCGTTGATAAAAAAGGTTCAAAGACTGAATATAGTTCGACACTAGATCATGCCAATGATTTTAGAAAATATCTTTTATCGATGAAAAACTTACCAACGGGCACAACGATTTATGAGCCAAAGCTTGACACTCAAAGAGGTGGAGCTGATAGGAACCGTGTAATTTTTATGATAAAAGCACCCAGAGGAACTAGAAGTGGATTTGTTAATGCCTATATGAATTACAAGGAACTTATGATAAAACATAGAAGTACCTGTCATATTGAATTAGATATAAATCCATATGGAATAATTTAG
- the asnA gene encoding aspartate--ammonia ligase, producing the protein MGKLVLPKDYRPIIDHVETQRAIKKIKDYFQQELAYGLQLRRVSAPLFVFPETGLNDNLNGYERRVNFTIKDIDEKQVEVVQSLAKWKRMALAKYEVEPGHGIYTDMNAIRRDEELDNIHSIYVDQWDWEKVITKDQRTDEFLEETVITIYNAMKNLGDYVNRLYRDIQIELPNEITFVTTQELEDKYPKNTPKEREKLAAKEFGAVFIKKIGGVLASGKKHDGRAPDYDDWELNGDIIVWNDVLDDALELSSMGIRVDKEAMERQCKIDGKEDRLSQSFHQSVLNNDVPLSIGGGIGQSRICMFFLQKAHIGEVQASVWPDDMIEACAEDNIFLL; encoded by the coding sequence ATGGGGAAATTAGTACTACCGAAAGATTATAGACCTATTATTGATCACGTTGAGACACAGAGGGCGATTAAGAAGATTAAAGATTATTTTCAGCAAGAGCTAGCATATGGTCTACAGCTTCGCAGAGTGTCAGCGCCTTTATTTGTATTTCCAGAGACTGGACTCAATGACAATCTTAATGGATATGAGCGCAGAGTAAATTTTACAATTAAGGATATTGATGAGAAACAGGTAGAGGTTGTTCAATCACTTGCTAAGTGGAAAAGAATGGCGCTCGCTAAATATGAAGTAGAGCCTGGTCACGGTATATATACCGATATGAATGCAATCAGAAGAGATGAGGAGCTTGATAACATACATTCCATCTACGTCGATCAGTGGGATTGGGAGAAAGTAATAACTAAAGATCAGCGAACCGATGAATTTCTAGAAGAGACAGTTATAACAATTTACAATGCGATGAAGAATCTAGGTGATTATGTTAATCGCCTATATAGAGATATTCAGATTGAGTTACCAAATGAAATTACATTCGTAACCACACAGGAGCTTGAAGATAAGTACCCGAAAAACACCCCAAAAGAGCGTGAGAAACTCGCAGCTAAGGAGTTTGGTGCTGTATTTATCAAGAAAATTGGTGGCGTCCTCGCATCTGGCAAGAAGCATGACGGACGAGCTCCAGACTATGATGATTGGGAGTTGAACGGGGATATTATAGTTTGGAATGATGTCCTCGATGATGCTCTAGAACTTTCATCAATGGGAATTCGTGTTGATAAGGAGGCCATGGAGCGTCAGTGCAAAATTGATGGCAAAGAAGATAGGCTTAGCCAGTCGTTCCATCAGAGTGTTCTAAATAACGATGTTCCTTTGTCTATTGGTGGTGGAATTGGTCAGAGTAGAATATGTATGTTCTTTCTTCAAAAGGCTCATATCGGTGAAGTGCAGGCTTCAGTATGGCCAGATGATATGATTGAAGCTTGTGCGGAGGACAATATATTTTTACTATAG